In a genomic window of Paraburkholderia acidiphila:
- a CDS encoding helix-turn-helix transcriptional regulator — protein sequence MSYDSQLSTVIASLYDAGLEPERWPTALESFVGFLGVMHAHLWRGHATARLRSVGWAGTAPRFVRAYEEHYVRMDPFAAARTWPSGTILTDPMVTARAEIERSEFFQDWARPQGMNTAVGANVALDGRNVAVLVATRRRRDGDFGQKDLDLLAGLLPHFQRAMRMNSRLCGISVVEHAASAALDALSHGVLIVDETCHVLLANRAAEEMLTSADGIGSGQHGLFAMTTTLTNKLHALVAHAGGVATDRPTGGAIALARPSMKRSYQVLISPLSVETGWAIGVSQKPAALILVVDPEYVPVSPEQRLRTLYNLTRVEARVACEIHKGASLNAVAELLNVQPSTVRTHLHHVFQKTEARRQADLVRLIEQVSSSLGNTS from the coding sequence ATGTCGTATGACAGCCAGCTTTCAACGGTCATTGCTTCCCTATACGACGCAGGGCTGGAGCCCGAGCGGTGGCCGACGGCACTCGAAAGCTTTGTCGGGTTTCTGGGTGTCATGCATGCGCATCTGTGGCGCGGGCATGCGACCGCGCGGTTGAGATCGGTCGGCTGGGCGGGGACCGCCCCGCGCTTCGTTCGAGCGTATGAGGAACACTATGTTCGGATGGACCCCTTCGCAGCGGCACGGACCTGGCCATCTGGCACCATTCTGACCGATCCAATGGTGACCGCGAGGGCGGAAATCGAGCGCAGTGAATTTTTTCAGGATTGGGCACGCCCTCAGGGCATGAATACCGCAGTCGGCGCGAACGTTGCCCTGGACGGTCGTAATGTCGCCGTGCTCGTTGCGACGCGGCGACGGCGTGACGGAGATTTTGGGCAGAAGGATCTCGACCTGCTGGCCGGACTGCTCCCTCATTTTCAACGGGCGATGAGAATGAACTCGCGTTTGTGCGGGATCAGCGTCGTAGAGCATGCTGCCAGTGCGGCGCTTGACGCGTTGAGCCATGGCGTTCTGATCGTCGATGAGACCTGCCATGTGCTGCTTGCCAATCGCGCCGCGGAAGAAATGCTGACGTCCGCCGACGGGATCGGATCAGGGCAGCACGGGTTGTTCGCGATGACTACAACACTGACGAACAAACTTCACGCGCTCGTGGCACACGCCGGCGGTGTCGCAACGGACCGGCCAACAGGCGGCGCAATCGCGCTGGCGCGTCCGTCGATGAAGCGCTCATATCAGGTGCTCATTTCGCCCTTGAGCGTGGAGACTGGCTGGGCGATCGGCGTTTCGCAAAAGCCTGCAGCCCTGATCCTTGTCGTTGACCCGGAATACGTGCCGGTCAGTCCCGAACAACGGCTGCGAACCCTCTATAACTTGACCCGCGTTGAAGCACGCGTGGCGTGCGAGATTCACAAGGGCGCGAGTCTGAACGCGGTCGCTGAACTACTCAATGTTCAACCGTCGACCGTGCGGACACATTTGCATCACGTCTTCCAAAAAACGGAAGCTCGACGTCAAGCTGATCTGGTGCGCCTGATCGAACAAGTGTCGAGTTCACTGGGGAATACATCGTGA
- a CDS encoding DUF1254 domain-containing protein — MLEVPTAGADGSVYGQVVDAWQFTIADVGPSGLDKGKGAKFLFTAPGYKGSVPKGYLHVASPNFR, encoded by the coding sequence GTGCTGGAGGTCCCCACCGCCGGTGCCGACGGGAGCGTCTACGGACAGGTCGTCGATGCCTGGCAGTTCACGATCGCGGACGTTGGGCCTTCAGGGCTCGACAAGGGCAAAGGTGCGAAATTTCTTTTCACTGCGCCGGGCTACAAGGGCTCCGTTCCCAAGGGCTATCTCCATGTCGCCTCGCCCAACTTCCGCTGA
- a CDS encoding chemotaxis protein CheB → MYGITGDDVTQSAKASDESTSPTFPLVGIGASAGGLEAISELMADIPVASGMAFLVVQHLDPSRHSILPEILARRVSMPVVEAADGMDIEVNHLYVIPANASMSVAQRRIRLRPRDATLGPPMPVDDLLDSLAMDQGSNAIGVVLSGSGSDGALGLQAIQREGGITFAQDEGTAHFNSMPRAAISKGCVDRVLAPRDIAKEIIAIGRHPYLRSVPAAATGTSSEPAETSLRAIFRLLRQACNIDFSRYKNGTVQRRLARRMALRQVTSVADYVTVLASDPAETLALGRDLLIQVTEFFRDPETFEVLTQTVFPRLVAGKEPTDPFRIWVPGCATGEEVYSIAICLIEYLGEHAATTTVQIFGTDISAEALEVARTGRYIENIARNVSPERLERFFVREGEYYCIDKQVRDLCTFSRHDVLSDPPFSRMDLVSCRNLLIYLSGQAQRNVMPLFHYALKLDGVLMLGPSETVGAFSELFGVIENRRSRLYSKKPRLGPPAQVRLHSTRAVPAVPAESARESRSEPREASSLQSEVDRITLARYAPSSVLCDDDLNIVEYRGDTSAWLVNPSGPPTSNLQRLARPEVYLAVSEGVRKVRQDGVVVRTTGLRTSGTNGPQTASVEVHPVQMAGIEGRWFLIFFESGARDADGPGGQVPLKALLRQAIAQRLGRRAAAQHPDPRDEEIARLMTELGTMRTQIRTMLEEHESAREELKSSEEELLSSNEEFQSTNEELETAKEELQSLNEELSTTNDELRYRNHELRVLHDEVALARDYADAIIDTMAEPLLVLESDLRVTRANHAFYKTFQTSAEDTIGALLYTLGNGQWNIPGLRDLLEEVLPEQTVVRDFQITHDFPRIGVRTMRLNGARVVGRGQARILLTIEDTTEHRLAVQRLETADHQKDDFLAMLAHELRNPLAAIANAVEVWGHENIDPETQRQARALARRQLDHEIGLVDDLLDVSRITRGIIKLNVQPVNLVEIVQHGVAAMRAEIDARGHDVTLVLPREVLAVEGDAIRLEQIVTNLLSNAVKYTPPDGTIEVALVRDGDEAVLTVADNGIGMAADFLPTIFTLFVQAERSLDRTSAGLGLGLALVRKLVGLHHGTVQASSAGPGRGSTLVVRLPAPSHISAPLTSIPEAPRERPVVATQRILVVDDNPDAGESTAMVLKLDGHEVKVASNGPSALKCAMDFQPDFIVLDIGLPEMDGYEVARRLRAMPRFADTLLIAVSGYAGEEYRERAKQAGFNHYLVKPAGLAHLNQLIASSRSAGPAYR, encoded by the coding sequence ATGTATGGCATCACTGGAGACGACGTGACCCAATCTGCGAAAGCGTCGGACGAATCGACGTCGCCAACCTTTCCGCTGGTCGGAATTGGCGCTTCCGCGGGCGGCCTCGAGGCGATCTCCGAACTCATGGCGGACATTCCAGTTGCCAGTGGCATGGCATTTCTGGTGGTGCAGCATCTGGATCCATCCCGTCACAGCATTCTTCCCGAGATCCTGGCCAGGCGCGTATCCATGCCGGTTGTTGAAGCCGCCGACGGCATGGATATTGAGGTCAACCACCTGTACGTCATTCCCGCGAACGCGAGCATGTCGGTTGCACAGCGCCGCATCCGGCTGCGCCCGAGAGACGCGACGCTCGGGCCACCCATGCCCGTCGATGACCTGCTGGATTCCCTCGCGATGGATCAAGGTTCCAACGCCATCGGCGTGGTGCTGTCGGGCAGCGGTTCGGACGGCGCCCTGGGGTTGCAGGCAATCCAGCGGGAAGGTGGCATTACGTTTGCCCAGGACGAGGGGACAGCGCACTTCAACAGCATGCCGCGCGCGGCAATCAGCAAGGGATGCGTCGATCGCGTGCTTGCCCCGCGTGATATCGCGAAGGAAATCATCGCAATCGGGCGCCACCCCTACCTGAGGTCAGTGCCTGCCGCCGCAACAGGCACGTCGTCCGAGCCTGCCGAAACGAGTCTGCGCGCGATATTCCGCCTGCTCCGGCAGGCCTGCAACATTGATTTCAGCCGCTACAAGAATGGCACTGTCCAGCGCAGGCTCGCGCGCCGCATGGCGTTACGGCAGGTCACATCGGTGGCAGACTACGTCACCGTGCTGGCGTCCGACCCGGCCGAAACGCTCGCGCTGGGACGGGATCTGCTCATTCAGGTGACGGAGTTCTTCAGGGATCCTGAAACATTCGAAGTCCTGACCCAGACAGTCTTTCCGCGCCTCGTTGCCGGCAAGGAACCCACCGACCCGTTCAGGATCTGGGTGCCCGGCTGTGCGACCGGCGAGGAGGTCTACTCCATCGCGATCTGCCTCATCGAGTACCTCGGTGAACATGCGGCAACCACGACGGTGCAGATCTTCGGTACCGATATCAGCGCGGAGGCGCTCGAAGTAGCGCGCACAGGCCGGTACATCGAGAACATCGCCCGCAATGTGTCGCCGGAACGGCTGGAACGGTTCTTTGTGCGCGAGGGCGAGTATTACTGCATCGATAAGCAGGTCAGGGATCTGTGCACGTTTTCGCGCCACGATGTGCTGAGCGATCCGCCATTTTCGAGGATGGACCTCGTGAGCTGCCGGAACCTGCTGATCTACCTGAGTGGCCAGGCGCAGCGAAATGTCATGCCGCTCTTTCATTACGCGTTGAAACTCGACGGCGTGCTGATGCTTGGGCCCTCGGAGACGGTCGGCGCTTTCTCCGAACTCTTTGGTGTCATCGAAAACCGGCGCAGCAGACTGTACAGCAAGAAGCCACGGCTGGGACCGCCGGCGCAGGTGCGCCTGCATTCGACGCGGGCCGTGCCAGCTGTCCCTGCAGAAAGCGCACGGGAGAGCCGGTCCGAGCCGCGCGAAGCGTCGTCACTTCAATCCGAAGTCGACCGCATTACGCTTGCGCGGTATGCGCCATCTTCGGTGCTCTGTGACGACGACCTGAACATCGTCGAATATCGCGGTGATACCTCAGCCTGGCTGGTCAATCCCAGCGGCCCGCCCACCAGCAACCTCCAGCGTCTTGCGCGGCCCGAGGTTTATCTGGCCGTCAGCGAAGGCGTCAGGAAGGTCCGGCAGGACGGTGTGGTGGTGCGCACGACGGGATTGCGCACGTCGGGAACGAACGGGCCGCAGACGGCGAGCGTTGAAGTCCATCCGGTCCAGATGGCAGGCATCGAGGGTCGCTGGTTCCTGATTTTTTTCGAGAGCGGGGCCAGGGATGCGGACGGTCCGGGCGGCCAGGTGCCCCTCAAGGCGCTGTTGCGGCAGGCGATCGCTCAACGGCTGGGGCGCCGGGCTGCCGCGCAGCATCCTGATCCCAGGGACGAGGAAATTGCGCGCCTGATGACCGAACTGGGTACGATGCGCACGCAGATCCGAACCATGCTCGAGGAGCACGAAAGCGCGCGGGAGGAGCTCAAATCCAGTGAGGAAGAACTGCTCTCGAGCAACGAGGAATTCCAGAGCACCAACGAAGAACTCGAAACCGCCAAGGAAGAGCTTCAGTCGCTGAACGAGGAACTGTCGACCACCAACGACGAGTTGCGGTACCGCAATCACGAACTCAGGGTGCTGCACGACGAAGTCGCACTTGCGCGCGACTATGCCGACGCAATCATCGACACGATGGCAGAGCCGCTGCTCGTGCTGGAATCCGACCTGCGCGTGACGCGGGCCAACCATGCGTTCTATAAGACCTTCCAGACGAGCGCCGAGGATACGATCGGTGCGCTGCTTTATACGCTGGGCAACGGACAGTGGAATATCCCGGGTCTGCGTGACCTGCTCGAGGAGGTCCTGCCTGAGCAGACTGTCGTCCGGGATTTCCAGATCACGCATGATTTCCCGCGCATTGGCGTGCGTACGATGCGACTGAACGGCGCCCGTGTGGTGGGCCGGGGCCAGGCGCGGATCCTGCTGACCATCGAAGACACGACCGAGCATCGACTCGCGGTGCAACGACTGGAAACGGCCGATCACCAGAAGGACGATTTTCTTGCAATGCTCGCGCACGAACTGCGCAACCCGCTTGCGGCGATTGCCAACGCAGTCGAGGTCTGGGGGCACGAGAATATCGACCCGGAAACACAACGGCAGGCAAGGGCACTTGCGAGGCGCCAGCTTGATCACGAGATCGGTCTGGTTGACGACCTCCTGGATGTGTCACGCATTACACGCGGCATCATCAAGCTCAATGTGCAGCCCGTCAATCTCGTGGAAATCGTGCAGCACGGCGTGGCTGCGATGCGTGCAGAGATCGACGCACGCGGGCACGACGTCACGCTCGTCTTGCCGCGAGAGGTCCTGGCAGTCGAGGGCGATGCCATTCGCCTCGAGCAGATCGTGACCAATCTCCTCAGCAATGCCGTCAAATACACCCCCCCAGATGGCACCATCGAGGTCGCGCTCGTGCGCGATGGTGATGAGGCCGTGCTGACGGTCGCCGACAACGGCATTGGCATGGCCGCGGACTTTCTGCCGACCATCTTCACCCTCTTCGTGCAGGCGGAGCGCTCGCTGGATCGCACGTCTGCGGGGTTGGGGCTGGGTCTCGCGCTCGTACGTAAGCTGGTCGGACTGCATCATGGGACCGTTCAGGCCTCCAGCGCCGGTCCTGGCCGGGGCAGCACGCTCGTTGTCCGGCTTCCGGCGCCATCGCATATCAGTGCGCCGCTAACGTCGATTCCCGAGGCGCCGCGGGAGCGCCCAGTCGTCGCGACACAAAGAATTCTGGTCGTTGACGATAATCCTGATGCGGGCGAGAGCACCGCGATGGTACTCAAGCTCGACGGGCACGAGGTGAAAGTCGCCTCGAACGGGCCTTCCGCCTTGAAATGCGCGATGGATTTTCAGCCAGATTTCATCGTGCTCGACATCGGGTTGCCTGAGATGGATGGTTACGAAGTCGCGCGCCGGTTGCGTGCGATGCCCCGTTTCGCGGATACCTTGCTGATCGCGGTGAGTGGCTACGCGGGAGAAGAGTATCGCGAACGCGCGAAGCAGGCGGGGTTCAATCATTATCTGGTTAAGCCGGCCGGCCTGGCTCATTTGAACCAGTTGATCGCATCATCACGTAGCGCTGGACCGGCCTATCGATAG
- a CDS encoding S1 family peptidase, translating to MATIELYCSPNGDKWLFCDGGSKSAVVRHVPNAASGGAVTDEAVEAFLAAGRSGPKGPQYDALEELLTRTAAGQIPCDTLPTSPPANTAGIVHKPAAEALLLSAARVRTFAQLRHMTNASGFFFTRNDCLFLVTSRHVLIDSPSEHFPDRIEVELHVDRDNLGASTWFSLPLYSGGKGLWRQASDDGGDVDVAVLEVSKDRLPPSAVFDAFGPEHLPKPGHTMPVGASVLIVGFPLGFHDSLHHLPIVRQGAIASAFGLRFEGKGCFITDARTHRGTSGAPVVTGAATMHADGAASSLPWILLGIHSSTVDMGTHNGNLDESLGLNHAWYSDVLLTLTAN from the coding sequence ATGGCCACGATCGAACTCTATTGCAGTCCGAACGGTGATAAATGGCTGTTTTGCGACGGCGGAAGTAAGTCCGCTGTCGTCAGGCACGTGCCAAACGCCGCGTCTGGCGGAGCCGTCACCGACGAGGCCGTCGAAGCGTTTCTCGCAGCGGGGAGATCGGGGCCAAAGGGGCCGCAATACGATGCATTGGAGGAACTGCTCACCCGAACTGCGGCCGGCCAAATCCCGTGCGATACCTTACCGACGTCACCTCCTGCAAACACTGCCGGCATCGTGCACAAACCCGCTGCTGAAGCACTTCTGCTGAGTGCAGCCCGCGTGCGCACGTTTGCGCAACTGCGTCACATGACGAACGCGAGCGGCTTCTTTTTCACCCGCAACGATTGCCTCTTTCTCGTTACAAGCCGCCACGTTTTGATTGACTCGCCCAGCGAGCATTTTCCGGATCGCATCGAGGTGGAACTCCACGTCGATCGAGACAACCTCGGCGCGTCGACCTGGTTTTCCCTGCCTCTGTATTCGGGGGGGAAGGGTCTTTGGCGTCAGGCGTCGGACGACGGTGGCGACGTCGACGTCGCGGTGCTGGAAGTCTCGAAAGACCGTCTGCCGCCGAGCGCCGTCTTCGACGCCTTCGGTCCGGAACATCTTCCGAAGCCGGGCCACACGATGCCCGTTGGCGCTTCCGTGCTGATCGTTGGATTTCCGCTGGGCTTTCACGATTCCCTGCATCATCTGCCCATCGTCAGGCAGGGCGCCATTGCGTCGGCGTTTGGACTGCGGTTCGAAGGCAAGGGTTGTTTCATCACCGACGCGCGAACACACCGCGGCACGAGCGGCGCGCCTGTGGTGACGGGCGCCGCAACGATGCACGCGGACGGCGCGGCGTCATCGCTCCCGTGGATACTGCTTGGCATTCACTCGTCGACCGTCGACATGGGAACACACAATGGAAACCTCGATGAGAGCCTGGGTCTCAACCACGCGTGGTATTCAGACGTTCTGTTGACGCTAACGGCCAATTAG
- a CDS encoding DUF4148 domain-containing protein yields MKPICKILGILTIMAAPIVSFAQSNTDMTRAQVRAELVQLEQAGYHPGDGDNTTYPTEIQAAEARVARQSGSSSYGGVVSGSSASGAPAARDGMKPIYFGQ; encoded by the coding sequence ATGAAACCCATTTGTAAAATATTAGGTATCCTTACAATAATGGCTGCTCCCATTGTCTCGTTTGCGCAATCGAACACGGACATGACCCGTGCGCAGGTCCGCGCCGAGCTCGTCCAGCTGGAACAAGCCGGCTATCACCCGGGCGACGGCGACAATACAACCTATCCAACTGAGATCCAGGCTGCAGAAGCGCGTGTGGCCAGGCAAAGCGGCTCGAGCAGTTACGGTGGGGTGGTTAGCGGCTCGTCAGCATCCGGCGCGCCCGCGGCGCGTGACGGCATGAAGCCGATTTACTTCGGTCAGTAA
- a CDS encoding DUF4224 domain-containing protein yields MTREELVELMRRVQRSSQEPRSMGIEHKVRADGRIIVSRGPTQPRASHYRASACRSTLAASFTGVASCTDAPSINQDT; encoded by the coding sequence CTGACGCGCGAAGAACTCGTCGAGCTGATGAGGCGCGTCCAACGCAGTTCGCAAGAACCGCGCAGCATGGGGATCGAGCACAAGGTGCGCGCCGATGGTCGCATCATCGTCTCGCGCGGCCCCACCCAACCGCGTGCGTCCCACTATCGTGCGAGCGCTTGTCGATCGACGCTCGCGGCTTCCTTCACCGGCGTGGCATCGTGCACCGATGCCCCATCAATTAATCAGGATACCTGA
- a CDS encoding DUF1488 family protein: MMLNFPNPSRIYDASRRCVCFWGYDKAREIAFLVDNAMLMKLNPEVISDEPSMLATFDHNRDRILALARSLYNGGPQNRYTIS; the protein is encoded by the coding sequence ATGATGCTCAACTTTCCCAATCCTAGTCGAATCTACGACGCTTCCAGACGCTGCGTGTGCTTCTGGGGCTACGACAAAGCTCGTGAGATTGCTTTTCTGGTTGACAATGCGATGCTCATGAAGCTGAACCCCGAGGTGATTTCTGACGAGCCATCGATGCTTGCAACCTTCGACCACAACCGCGACAGGATTCTGGCGCTCGCGCGATCCCTCTATAACGGTGGCCCCCAGAACAGGTACACGATTTCGTGA
- a CDS encoding EAL domain-containing protein, whose protein sequence is MESLRHSAPRRHPIYIDDFGTGYSSLSYLQTFKVHVLKIDKSFVDTIAQDTASGIVAPHIIAMAQELGVEIVAAGVESERQAQWLRGKGVHYAQGWYCAKAMSASDLAKWVGKNRASRSADTMPAI, encoded by the coding sequence GTGGAGTCGTTGCGGCATTCCGCGCCGCGGCGCCATCCAATCTACATCGACGACTTTGGGACCGGCTACTCGAGTCTCTCCTATCTGCAAACCTTTAAGGTCCACGTGCTGAAGATTGACAAGTCGTTTGTCGACACGATTGCACAGGATACGGCCTCGGGCATCGTCGCGCCCCACATCATCGCGATGGCTCAGGAACTGGGCGTAGAGATCGTCGCGGCAGGCGTCGAGTCTGAGCGTCAGGCGCAGTGGCTCCGCGGGAAAGGCGTGCATTACGCACAGGGCTGGTATTGCGCGAAGGCGATGTCAGCGAGCGACCTTGCCAAATGGGTTGGCAAGAACCGTGCATCGCGTAGTGCGGACACCATGCCGGCAATATAG
- a CDS encoding response regulator, with translation MARCGIWTNRSVKFAGNIPAVLVVDDNESLGGALTAVLGQSAMDARFVASGIQAMECTRHWVPDVIVLDINMPRHDGFSTARVLRRLSPTHGAVILAFTALDEHEVQARGVPAGFDGYCQKGGTPDDLIGMIHAMTHT, from the coding sequence ATGGCTCGCTGCGGCATATGGACAAACCGATCGGTCAAATTTGCCGGGAATATTCCGGCCGTGTTGGTCGTCGACGATAACGAGTCGTTAGGAGGCGCTCTGACTGCCGTGCTGGGACAGAGCGCCATGGACGCGCGCTTCGTGGCAAGCGGAATCCAGGCGATGGAGTGCACCCGTCACTGGGTGCCGGACGTCATTGTGCTAGACATCAACATGCCGCGGCATGACGGCTTCTCGACAGCACGTGTACTCAGGCGGCTCTCGCCCACGCACGGTGCGGTCATCCTGGCTTTCACCGCACTCGATGAACACGAGGTCCAGGCCAGGGGTGTGCCGGCTGGCTTTGATGGATATTGCCAGAAGGGAGGGACGCCAGATGACCTTATAGGGATGATCCATGCGATGACCCACACATGA
- a CDS encoding response regulator, producing MDDDQRLLEANAAFLASAGHTVRCAGDGEHALRLARAERIDIVLTDYTMPVMDGLQLARAIDLDPVLSAIPVVLVSAVATPPARSSIRASLRKPFAGARLLELTARFALRRS from the coding sequence GTGGATGACGACCAGCGGCTCCTCGAGGCCAATGCCGCATTCCTGGCGTCGGCGGGTCATACGGTCAGGTGTGCCGGGGATGGCGAACACGCCCTGCGTCTGGCGCGGGCGGAGAGGATCGATATCGTCCTCACGGACTATACGATGCCCGTGATGGACGGCCTGCAACTGGCACGTGCCATCGATCTGGATCCCGTACTGTCGGCTATTCCCGTCGTGCTTGTTTCCGCGGTCGCGACGCCCCCAGCTCGATCTTCCATCCGTGCCAGTCTGCGCAAGCCCTTTGCGGGCGCACGGTTACTGGAACTGACTGCACGCTTCGCGCTACGCCGATCTTGA
- a CDS encoding ribbon-helix-helix domain-containing protein — protein MPDATTRVLTAHVPLPLAEKVDRLAARLDRSRGWIIRQALAAWIEEEEARSSRSLEVPGSADARREA, from the coding sequence ATGCCCGATGCGACTACACGTGTGCTTACCGCGCACGTCCCGCTACCCCTGGCAGAAAAGGTCGATCGACTTGCCGCACGTCTTGACCGCTCGCGTGGCTGGATCATTCGTCAGGCTCTCGCCGCCTGGATCGAAGAGGAAGAAGCTCGCAGCAGCCGGTCCCTTGAAGTGCCGGGAAGTGCCGACGCCCGGCGCGAAGCCTGA
- a CDS encoding EAL domain-containing protein has product MGFISRAKQSTAEQARITALNMLGQDVRYEGAPFFRTDQYGKRFDYLVCVRRSSRPRQAGSDKLRCVTRQLSVTSTLEWAISRRRLYVVFQPIVRLADNECEGVKALVRWTLNGRTISPEVFVRIAEEDHLIQPLTDLVLENTLAQLGRLLAANPSFYVSINVSSEDLCTFRFLNLLTKSLTGTGITPRQIRIEATERSFMNADTTRGVVAAFRAAAPSNLHRRLWDRLLESLLSANL; this is encoded by the coding sequence ATGGGCTTCATCAGCCGCGCGAAGCAAAGCACCGCTGAGCAAGCCCGCATCACAGCTCTCAACATGCTGGGGCAGGACGTGCGCTACGAGGGCGCTCCATTTTTCCGGACCGATCAGTACGGCAAGCGCTTCGACTATCTTGTCTGTGTGCGGCGCTCTTCTCGACCGCGTCAGGCAGGAAGTGACAAACTTCGGTGTGTCACGCGGCAGCTGTCGGTTACCTCAACACTCGAATGGGCCATTTCGCGACGCAGGCTTTATGTCGTCTTTCAGCCCATCGTCCGGCTTGCTGACAATGAATGCGAGGGCGTGAAAGCATTGGTGCGCTGGACGCTGAACGGTCGCACCATCTCGCCCGAGGTGTTTGTACGGATCGCCGAGGAAGACCATCTCATCCAGCCTTTGACAGACCTCGTACTCGAGAACACCCTCGCGCAACTCGGCCGGCTTCTGGCCGCGAATCCCTCGTTCTACGTCTCGATCAACGTGAGCAGCGAGGATCTGTGCACTTTCCGGTTCCTGAATCTGCTCACGAAGTCACTCACGGGAACCGGCATCACGCCCAGGCAGATCCGGATTGAGGCAACTGAGCGCAGTTTCATGAACGCCGATACCACGCGTGGAGTCGTTGCGGCATTCCGCGCCGCGGCGCCATCCAATCTACATCGACGACTTTGGGACCGGCTACTCGAGTCTCTCCTATCTGCAAACCTTTAA
- a CDS encoding PRC-barrel domain-containing protein: MTTFNPQSPGMGAQITGGGVGAGPGPEIMAAATLDGNKVISADNEHIGKISDIMLDVRSGHVAYAVLSEGGFLGMGNTLHAIPWTALTLDTVEKCFRVDLPAQAIKNDPGFDKDHWPSMTDVSWGTQLHDYYHRRPYWSATGLPEDRAIPPRDPMDH, encoded by the coding sequence ATGACTACCTTCAATCCTCAATCACCCGGCATGGGCGCCCAGATCACGGGCGGTGGTGTGGGCGCCGGTCCTGGCCCGGAAATCATGGCTGCGGCCACCCTCGACGGCAACAAGGTCATCTCGGCTGACAATGAGCATATCGGCAAGATCTCCGACATCATGCTCGATGTGCGTAGCGGCCACGTCGCCTATGCGGTTCTCTCAGAAGGGGGCTTTCTCGGCATGGGCAACACGCTCCATGCGATTCCGTGGACCGCGCTGACGCTGGACACGGTCGAAAAGTGCTTCCGGGTAGACCTGCCGGCGCAGGCGATCAAGAACGATCCGGGTTTCGACAAGGACCACTGGCCGTCGATGACCGACGTATCGTGGGGAACCCAGCTGCACGATTACTACCACCGCCGCCCATACTGGTCTGCCACCGGCTTGCCCGAGGACCGCGCCATTCCTCCCCGCGACCCGATGGACCACTAG